A window of the Teredinibacter franksiae genome harbors these coding sequences:
- a CDS encoding complex I subunit 5 family protein, protein MAVPEHKFALRKNINIAGSIITLGLIGLLLWGVFNGLNFETRLPLLPNIDLVLHGDALSLLFVSLSGVLWPFTTIYAIGYFKKSKNQSRFFAFFSLCVGATIGLALAGNLATFLIFYELLTLTTYPLIAHKGNAESIKAARIYLTYTMIGGALLLAGVVWLKAIAGSLDFTSAGLLADMPYLDRTHLQIIFVLMIAGLGVKAALFPLHGWLPVSMAAPAPVSALLHAVAVVKAGAFGIVRIVYDIYGIEFASDLGLTIFLAAIAGFTVVYGSVLALKQDDLKRRLAYSTVSQVSYIALGTAIAGPIATIGGLVHLVHQALMKITLFFCAGNLAETLGIHKVSEMKGAGKRMPLTMGAFTIAAFGMIGVPPIAGFVSKWYLGAGALEADAYWVLGVLAASSLLNAAYFLPIIHAIWFEEQSAPWKKDHTEFKLETHWMLLLPPVVTALVALAMGLFASTIASPLAWSTLIATKEYQTAFPDLMGLALNYGTSNPWILILPTLLLVMMLFKRLTHLAVNLIPLAPLPGLFAAFFIVNNDFTQQAFLALTSAIWFIAALYARSSLASDTKRTRFYLFFLLTMIGNLGVVLSQDVASFIGFFALMSFSAYPLILHSGSDEAKSAAATYIKWVVLGEVILFAALVGKTYYAYLGGYDESQVWVTAFLLIGFGVKAGLATLHVWLPKAHPVAPVPASALLSAVMVKVGLLGWIQFLPLGEDAILVLAQPMMALGFSAAFLAAGYGFFQDNAKTVLAYSTVSQLGIISASIGFVLAYPASWELLLPAITFFALHHGIAKATLFFAVGLKTELTQRSRLTPILWLLILVPAVSLIGLPLSTGAIAKASLKSATSNWPLFSSLLVFSAIGTSLLMGRFIELMRKPTKPEPSSAEPQWGLIVPTVLSALLSVGLLYATPAFEIKSYLGLWSTFSWAALWPAAVGITIVLISSKLRANLTAPVAGDLLVIYQKVGLLLIAFIQKLEKLGSNTLTNINNALNNSAIKLQSSANSLSNHLAVDAPGTIMAVILATLFYTFLTN, encoded by the coding sequence ATGGCCGTACCTGAGCACAAGTTTGCTCTGCGTAAAAATATCAATATAGCCGGCTCGATTATTACCTTAGGGCTTATCGGTTTACTGCTTTGGGGAGTTTTCAACGGCTTAAACTTTGAAACGCGACTACCCCTCTTACCCAATATAGATCTCGTTTTACACGGGGACGCATTATCACTGTTGTTCGTGAGCCTCTCTGGCGTGTTATGGCCGTTCACCACAATTTATGCGATAGGATATTTTAAAAAATCAAAAAACCAAAGCCGCTTTTTTGCCTTCTTCAGCTTATGTGTTGGCGCAACGATTGGATTGGCACTGGCGGGAAACTTAGCCACGTTTCTAATTTTTTATGAACTGCTGACGCTAACCACTTACCCACTGATCGCACACAAAGGTAACGCAGAATCCATCAAAGCTGCACGAATCTATCTTACCTATACGATGATTGGCGGTGCCTTATTGCTGGCCGGAGTCGTTTGGCTCAAGGCGATCGCTGGCTCTCTAGACTTTACCTCGGCAGGCTTATTAGCTGACATGCCTTATCTTGATAGAACACACCTACAAATAATCTTCGTATTAATGATTGCCGGTCTCGGCGTTAAAGCCGCCCTCTTCCCCCTACATGGTTGGCTGCCTGTATCGATGGCAGCTCCTGCGCCGGTGAGCGCCCTACTGCACGCAGTCGCCGTGGTAAAAGCCGGTGCCTTTGGAATCGTACGAATTGTCTATGACATCTACGGGATAGAATTTGCGAGCGACTTAGGGCTAACCATATTCTTGGCCGCAATAGCGGGGTTTACTGTTGTCTATGGTTCCGTTCTAGCATTGAAGCAAGACGATTTAAAAAGACGCCTCGCCTACTCAACCGTTAGCCAAGTGTCTTATATAGCCTTGGGAACAGCAATCGCAGGGCCGATAGCCACGATCGGTGGCTTAGTCCATTTAGTGCACCAAGCACTGATGAAAATCACGTTGTTTTTCTGTGCGGGTAACCTTGCAGAAACCCTCGGTATTCATAAGGTCAGCGAAATGAAAGGCGCCGGTAAACGCATGCCACTCACTATGGGTGCATTTACCATTGCGGCGTTTGGGATGATTGGCGTACCGCCTATCGCAGGATTTGTTTCAAAGTGGTATTTAGGTGCAGGGGCACTAGAGGCCGATGCTTATTGGGTTCTTGGCGTTCTTGCCGCAAGCAGCCTACTTAATGCCGCTTATTTTTTACCGATCATTCACGCTATATGGTTTGAAGAACAATCCGCACCCTGGAAAAAAGATCACACAGAGTTCAAGCTAGAAACACATTGGATGTTACTTTTACCGCCGGTGGTGACAGCATTAGTTGCTTTGGCAATGGGACTGTTTGCGTCGACTATTGCCAGCCCACTAGCCTGGTCTACGCTAATCGCAACAAAGGAATACCAGACGGCCTTCCCTGATCTAATGGGATTAGCATTGAATTATGGCACCAGTAATCCATGGATTTTAATCCTACCAACACTGTTATTGGTGATGATGCTGTTTAAGCGTTTAACCCATCTAGCCGTTAACTTAATTCCACTAGCTCCATTGCCTGGACTTTTTGCTGCGTTCTTTATCGTTAATAATGATTTTACACAACAGGCTTTTCTAGCACTGACGTCTGCCATTTGGTTTATCGCCGCACTCTATGCCAGATCCTCTTTAGCCAGCGACACAAAACGAACAAGATTTTACTTGTTTTTCCTTCTCACGATGATTGGCAATTTAGGCGTTGTCTTATCCCAAGACGTTGCTTCTTTCATCGGGTTTTTCGCATTAATGAGTTTTTCAGCTTATCCATTGATTCTCCATTCAGGAAGTGACGAAGCAAAATCAGCCGCAGCCACTTATATTAAATGGGTAGTGCTTGGCGAAGTTATTTTATTCGCAGCACTGGTTGGTAAAACGTATTACGCTTATTTAGGTGGCTATGATGAATCACAGGTTTGGGTAACCGCATTTTTATTAATAGGCTTTGGTGTAAAAGCGGGTCTTGCGACGTTACATGTATGGCTTCCAAAAGCTCACCCTGTTGCACCCGTGCCTGCAAGTGCCCTATTAAGCGCAGTCATGGTGAAGGTCGGCCTGCTAGGCTGGATACAGTTTTTGCCCTTAGGTGAAGACGCAATCCTCGTATTAGCACAACCCATGATGGCACTCGGTTTTTCTGCCGCCTTCCTCGCCGCTGGGTACGGTTTCTTTCAAGACAATGCAAAAACGGTGTTGGCATATTCCACAGTGAGTCAGCTTGGGATTATTAGTGCAAGTATTGGCTTTGTATTGGCCTACCCGGCAAGTTGGGAATTGTTATTACCCGCGATAACTTTTTTTGCGCTGCATCACGGCATTGCCAAAGCCACTTTATTTTTTGCTGTTGGACTGAAGACAGAATTAACCCAACGCAGCCGGCTTACACCTATTCTCTGGTTACTGATACTGGTACCCGCTGTATCTTTAATTGGCCTCCCACTAAGCACTGGTGCTATCGCAAAAGCATCACTCAAGAGCGCGACATCAAATTGGCCGCTATTTTCGAGCCTGTTAGTTTTTAGCGCAATAGGCACGTCTTTATTGATGGGACGGTTTATTGAATTAATGCGAAAACCTACAAAGCCTGAACCAAGCTCAGCAGAACCACAATGGGGTCTTATCGTACCGACGGTTCTTTCAGCGCTACTGTCAGTGGGTTTGCTATACGCAACGCCGGCTTTTGAAATTAAGAGCTATCTAGGCCTTTGGTCGACGTTTAGCTGGGCAGCACTGTGGCCTGCAGCTGTTGGCATAACAATCGTATTAATCAGTTCAAAACTACGTGCTAATCTAACCGCCCCAGTAGCAGGCGACCTATTAGTTATCTATCAAAAGGTTGGGCTATTACTTATCGCGTTTATACAAAAACTTGAGAAACTGGGCTCAAATACCTTAACCAACATCAATAACGCACTCAATAACTCAGCAATAAAATTGCAATCCTCGGCTAACAGCTTAAGCAACCACCTGGCAGTTGATGCGCCAGGCACCATTATGGCAGTTATTCTGGCGACTCTTTTCTATACCTTTTTAACTAACTAA
- a CDS encoding complex I subunit 5 family protein — protein MINGLDPATLLPVIVFLPLVAGLISFLISHSINQGRINVAFACLQFLVVSLTTILFFNEQSYQSDRYEIGAWGAPLGIDLVVDGFSILMIALTGLLTLILTIYSAAYFSGDHKSQRFWPLWWLMIAGLNGLFVSGDAFNIYVCLEIIGLSAAALVALQSTKAALEASLRYLLVGLLGSLFYLMAIVILYRSYGTLDLAQIAASAGNSLPDKVAMILISLGLMLKIALFPMHFWLPPAHANAPTPVSAILSALVVKASLYVLIEFWFDVLGDATTFEASQLLGVLGGTAIIYGSWQAFRATQLKVLIAYSTVAQLGYIFLLFPLSKDLSGISTFSGSASQAAVYFIVAHACAKSAMFLSAGNLILSQGSGDIAQLKGIATRQPLNLLVFAIAGVSLIGLPPSAGFIAKWLLLTTAIESGQWWWTFVIITGGLLAAIYLFKILGLAFTSDQGSAEINSLPPAHVPKVLTITALMLALITLALGFNAEFILNISNPSVSAVTL, from the coding sequence GTGATAAATGGTTTAGACCCGGCGACATTATTGCCTGTCATCGTATTTTTACCCTTGGTGGCTGGGCTGATAAGCTTTCTTATAAGCCACTCAATAAACCAAGGTCGCATCAATGTAGCGTTTGCCTGTTTGCAATTTCTAGTGGTATCGCTGACCACCATTCTATTTTTTAATGAACAGTCATATCAGAGTGATCGTTATGAAATTGGGGCTTGGGGCGCACCGCTCGGCATCGATCTGGTAGTGGATGGTTTTTCAATCTTAATGATTGCGCTGACTGGACTACTCACGCTAATTTTGACCATTTACAGTGCCGCGTATTTCTCAGGCGACCATAAGAGTCAGAGATTTTGGCCCTTGTGGTGGCTAATGATCGCAGGACTGAATGGGCTCTTTGTCTCTGGAGATGCCTTTAATATTTATGTTTGCCTTGAAATTATAGGGCTATCAGCCGCCGCACTGGTAGCGCTGCAATCAACCAAAGCAGCGCTAGAAGCATCGTTAAGATATTTGTTAGTTGGGCTTTTGGGCTCACTGTTCTATTTAATGGCTATCGTTATTTTGTATCGTAGCTATGGCACCTTAGATCTCGCTCAGATCGCAGCTAGCGCCGGTAATAGTCTTCCCGATAAAGTCGCGATGATACTAATCTCCCTTGGGCTTATGCTTAAAATCGCACTATTCCCTATGCACTTTTGGCTACCACCAGCACACGCAAACGCGCCGACCCCGGTTAGCGCGATACTTTCAGCGCTCGTTGTTAAAGCGTCACTATATGTATTAATCGAATTTTGGTTTGACGTATTAGGTGACGCGACTACGTTTGAAGCCTCTCAGTTACTCGGAGTTTTGGGCGGCACGGCAATCATCTATGGTTCTTGGCAGGCTTTTCGTGCCACGCAATTAAAAGTGCTGATCGCATATTCGACCGTCGCACAACTCGGATACATCTTTTTACTATTTCCCTTAAGCAAGGACCTGTCGGGCATCAGCACATTTTCAGGCAGCGCTTCACAAGCTGCCGTTTATTTCATCGTTGCTCATGCCTGCGCCAAAAGTGCCATGTTTTTATCAGCAGGTAATCTAATTCTCTCGCAAGGTAGTGGTGACATTGCTCAGCTAAAAGGTATAGCAACTCGACAGCCACTTAACTTACTAGTGTTTGCCATTGCCGGCGTCAGCTTGATAGGTCTACCGCCAAGCGCAGGTTTTATTGCAAAGTGGCTACTGCTTACAACCGCTATTGAAAGTGGCCAATGGTGGTGGACGTTCGTCATCATTACCGGTGGATTATTAGCGGCTATTTATTTATTCAAGATACTCGGCTTAGCATTCACTAGCGATCAGGGTAGCGCCGAGATAAATAGTCTTCCACCAGCACACGTTCCTAAGGTGCTAACAATAACCGCACTCATGCTTGCGCTCATTACACTCGCACTGGGATTCAATGCAGAGTTTATTCTCAACATCAGTAATCCATCAGTCAGTGCGGTGACTCTATGA
- a CDS encoding NADH-quinone oxidoreductase subunit K codes for MINSELLYSMTGVALFAIGLLGVILASHIMRKILALNVMGVGIFIFLIAFAKQSASTADPVPHAMVLTGIVIAVAGTALALNLMVRLSDINRSSSEKPFPEKPL; via the coding sequence ATGATAAATTCAGAGCTACTCTACAGCATGACGGGTGTGGCACTGTTTGCCATTGGCTTGCTGGGCGTCATCTTGGCAAGCCATATCATGCGAAAAATATTAGCGCTGAATGTCATGGGTGTCGGTATATTTATCTTCTTAATCGCCTTCGCCAAACAGAGTGCATCAACAGCAGACCCCGTACCTCACGCCATGGTATTAACCGGTATTGTTATTGCTGTTGCCGGCACAGCACTGGCTTTAAACCTAATGGTTCGTCTTAGTGATATAAACCGATCTAGCTCGGAGAAACCATTCCCGGAGAAACCACTGTGA
- a CDS encoding MnhB domain-containing protein, with protein sequence MFKKMDLEYHGRALDPKASRVIAALAVIGLLFTLILIVLNHDARGEGLRGQVEANIDISGVTNPVTAVLLNFRAYDTLLEIGVLLIVVIAILPSRNDNAPLVQSIGNQHTDIVLVTLQRWIAPTLVVFAGYLLWAGAYKPGGAFQAGALLAGTCVLMFQTQRYRINYTSVIARYLLAAGLAMFVITGSLLAWFEGSLLTYPPGSAHILILLIETIATVSIAIALAALYSSLIEKPLSDMSSEGHK encoded by the coding sequence ATGTTTAAAAAAATGGATCTTGAATACCATGGCCGCGCACTTGATCCAAAGGCATCGAGAGTCATTGCGGCACTAGCCGTTATAGGCCTTTTATTCACACTCATTTTGATTGTGTTGAATCATGATGCACGCGGCGAAGGTTTACGGGGCCAGGTTGAAGCAAACATCGATATCAGCGGCGTCACTAATCCCGTCACCGCAGTGTTACTTAACTTTCGCGCCTATGATACGTTGTTAGAAATTGGCGTATTACTCATTGTTGTTATCGCGATTCTACCGAGTCGCAACGATAATGCCCCTCTCGTTCAATCTATTGGCAACCAACATACCGACATTGTTTTAGTGACTCTACAACGCTGGATAGCACCAACTTTAGTAGTATTTGCAGGGTATCTACTTTGGGCTGGCGCTTATAAACCGGGCGGTGCTTTTCAGGCTGGCGCATTACTTGCAGGCACCTGTGTTTTGATGTTTCAAACACAGCGCTACCGTATTAATTACACATCAGTGATTGCCCGCTATCTATTGGCCGCCGGTTTAGCCATGTTTGTCATTACCGGTTCATTACTCGCTTGGTTTGAAGGTAGTCTCCTTACTTACCCACCGGGCTCGGCTCATATATTGATATTACTGATAGAGACTATTGCTACTGTCTCAATTGCAATAGCGCTCGCCGCGCTTTATAGCAGCCTTATCGAAAAACCTCTTTCGGACATGAGTAGTGAGGGGCATAAATGA
- a CDS encoding hydrogenase subunit MbhD domain-containing protein, translated as MSLITAFDVLLMLSILLVAWMSIFSASLFRCIVFFVCLGLLVTIVWGRMGAFDVAIAEAAIGAGLSGSLLLAAWNRIRPTTGQTIPTPKATPKTIDLNSQSR; from the coding sequence ATGAGCCTTATTACCGCCTTTGACGTATTACTTATGTTGAGTATTTTGTTAGTTGCTTGGATGAGTATTTTTTCAGCTTCACTATTTCGCTGCATCGTATTTTTTGTCTGCTTAGGACTTCTGGTCACCATCGTTTGGGGGCGAATGGGGGCATTCGATGTCGCTATTGCTGAAGCCGCTATCGGTGCAGGTTTATCTGGCTCTCTACTGCTCGCTGCATGGAACCGTATTAGGCCAACTACTGGACAAACTATACCAACACCGAAAGCAACACCTAAAACTATCGACCTAAATAGCCAGAGCAGATGA
- a CDS encoding cation:proton antiporter yields the protein MNLTEVFSYLFCLTGLFFFLAGTVGLIRFPDILSRMHALTKADNLGLGLIVIGLLLQIPPLIDAFKLILVWGLVIFSSAASSYLIASEVINEQSLSKKSKGNS from the coding sequence ATGAATTTAACCGAGGTATTTAGTTATCTATTTTGTCTGACGGGTCTTTTCTTTTTCCTCGCAGGGACTGTCGGTTTAATCCGGTTTCCAGACATACTTAGTCGTATGCATGCACTAACCAAAGCCGATAATCTTGGCCTTGGCCTCATTGTCATTGGATTATTACTACAAATTCCCCCTCTGATTGATGCATTCAAATTAATCCTCGTTTGGGGTTTAGTTATTTTTTCCAGCGCTGCCTCTAGTTACCTAATCGCTTCAGAAGTAATCAATGAACAATCACTGAGTAAAAAATCAAAGGGGAATAGTTAA
- a CDS encoding monovalent cation/H+ antiporter complex subunit F, with product MTTFLLSLVIILAFFLLISLLSVLRTPNYADCLLSTQLIGTIGVAILSILAIAIDQPNLLDVALILALLTSITLVTFTQLRGHSL from the coding sequence ATGACTACTTTTCTGCTATCCCTTGTTATTATTCTGGCTTTCTTTCTACTCATAAGTTTGTTGTCTGTATTACGTACGCCTAATTATGCTGATTGCCTGCTATCAACTCAATTGATCGGAACCATCGGCGTTGCTATTCTCTCAATTTTAGCCATTGCAATAGACCAGCCGAACTTACTTGATGTCGCGTTAATTCTTGCATTGCTCACGTCAATAACACTGGTCACTTTTACACAGCTTCGTGGTCACTCTCTATGA
- a CDS encoding Na+/H+ antiporter subunit E gives MTNRNENTLHPSQGKTSLASYEFFIRLAVFSIIWLLLTEWQLSSLIVGSIFIVAASLLSLYLAPKYRHTTPLLKSPKNIVLFLGYFSVQSVRSGWDIAKLALIPKSKTSPGIIHYRTKLIDDSQVFTLIQILNLLPGTVSACRDGQDLSIHVLDLRSFKQSDIDDCQWWVTQLIGAEQELQPEVSKS, from the coding sequence GTGACCAACCGTAATGAAAACACACTTCACCCCAGCCAAGGCAAAACGTCATTAGCAAGCTATGAGTTTTTTATACGCTTAGCCGTGTTCAGTATTATTTGGCTACTGCTGACTGAGTGGCAACTAAGCTCGTTAATTGTGGGTAGTATTTTTATTGTTGCCGCTAGTTTATTGAGTCTCTACTTGGCACCCAAGTATCGACACACAACCCCGTTATTAAAGAGCCCTAAGAATATAGTTTTATTCTTAGGCTACTTCTCTGTTCAATCTGTGCGGAGTGGTTGGGATATTGCAAAATTAGCGCTTATACCAAAATCAAAAACATCGCCTGGCATTATCCATTACCGCACTAAGTTGATCGATGACTCGCAGGTATTCACCTTAATACAGATTCTTAACTTACTACCCGGTACCGTCAGTGCCTGTCGTGACGGGCAAGACCTTTCCATCCATGTATTGGATCTACGTTCATTTAAACAATCTGACATCGACGATTGCCAATGGTGGGTTACTCAATTGATAGGGGCTGAGCAAGAGCTTCAACCAGAGGTGAGTAAATCATGA
- the htpX gene encoding protease HtpX, with translation MKRILLFLMTNIAIMVVLSITLSLLGVDSILAENGSDLNIQALVILSGVIGFGGSFISLLISKWMAKRMTGAVVITNPSSNIEKWLISTVEKQAKIVGIKMPEVAIFPSPAMNAFATGASKNKALMAVSQGLLDNMSQGEVKAVVGHEMSHIANGDMVTLALIQGVVNTFVVFLSRVIGHIVDRVILKNDRGHGIGYFVTVIIAQVVLSILASTIVMYFSRKREFIADTGGADLAGHQNMISALKRLGQVEPEPLPEQMAAFGINDKGGIMALFSSHPPMAARVKALEERAMRSS, from the coding sequence ATGAAACGCATCTTATTATTTCTTATGACCAATATTGCCATCATGGTGGTGTTGAGTATTACGCTGAGCCTACTGGGTGTTGATAGCATATTGGCCGAAAATGGTTCTGACCTGAATATTCAGGCGCTAGTCATACTTTCAGGTGTTATTGGTTTTGGCGGATCTTTCATTTCATTACTGATATCGAAATGGATGGCAAAACGTATGACGGGGGCGGTAGTGATTACCAATCCAAGTAGCAATATAGAAAAATGGTTGATTAGCACGGTCGAAAAGCAGGCAAAAATTGTCGGCATAAAAATGCCGGAAGTAGCTATTTTTCCATCACCGGCAATGAATGCTTTTGCCACTGGGGCATCTAAAAATAAAGCCTTGATGGCAGTATCTCAAGGCTTGCTGGACAACATGTCGCAAGGTGAGGTCAAAGCCGTTGTCGGACATGAAATGAGTCATATTGCCAATGGAGATATGGTGACGCTGGCTTTAATTCAGGGAGTGGTAAATACATTCGTGGTGTTTTTATCTCGTGTTATCGGACATATTGTCGATCGCGTGATTTTGAAAAATGATCGTGGACACGGTATCGGTTACTTTGTGACGGTAATAATAGCGCAGGTTGTTTTATCCATCCTTGCATCAACCATTGTGATGTATTTTTCTAGAAAACGTGAATTTATAGCTGACACCGGTGGTGCCGATTTGGCAGGCCATCAGAATATGATCAGTGCGCTTAAACGACTTGGTCAAGTGGAGCCTGAACCGTTACCGGAACAAATGGCTGCCTTTGGTATCAATGATAAAGGTGGAATTATGGCGCTGTTTTCATCACACCCACCCATGGCTGCCAGAGTCAAAGCGCTGGAAGAGCGGGCAATGAGAAGCTCTTAA
- a CDS encoding Rap1a/Tai family immunity protein has protein sequence MKIKLFCTISILALLVGVNKVNAVEPLSATELASHCKVFPEQAESIDGQYCIRYIQGFIDGAVATDERVLINIEAELEKKESYSERATRTRAFSLRDRAARYAEFCLGDPISLYEVVTRVVGDFKKSELAADAMARTVVYTSLRKHYPCEPNVKS, from the coding sequence ATGAAGATAAAACTATTTTGTACGATCAGCATACTTGCTTTACTTGTCGGAGTGAACAAAGTGAATGCCGTAGAACCACTTTCGGCCACGGAACTGGCTTCGCACTGTAAAGTTTTTCCTGAACAGGCAGAAAGTATCGATGGTCAGTATTGCATTCGCTATATTCAAGGCTTTATTGATGGCGCTGTAGCTACGGATGAGCGAGTATTGATTAACATAGAAGCGGAATTAGAAAAGAAGGAAAGCTATTCCGAGAGGGCCACTCGAACTCGAGCATTTAGCTTGCGTGATCGTGCTGCACGTTATGCAGAGTTTTGTCTTGGTGACCCTATCTCATTATACGAAGTTGTTACCCGTGTGGTTGGCGACTTTAAAAAGAGTGAGCTGGCAGCAGACGCTATGGCGCGAACTGTGGTTTATACCTCATTACGTAAACACTACCCTTGTGAGCCTAACGTCAAGAGCTAG
- a CDS encoding CBS domain-containing protein, with the protein MFSIYARSGRVFSGPLEQLRRIEKTAATRFRKVSLEDEDEDNSLYYVTDKSYGPSNNKLAQYKESLRSKGQREPVYHAYQIMTSSIHVLMSDWNLTKAVEQFKKHPYQALPIVNSRRQLIGVLSRQKLYEFFLSTDQKSISINKTIEQCFLTAESQIYSADPVTDIRRIATLLVEESLSVLPIVEDTGRLVGIVSRTDILRSAIADPPLSLWC; encoded by the coding sequence ATGTTTTCTATTTATGCACGAAGCGGAAGAGTATTTTCAGGGCCATTAGAACAATTACGTCGTATCGAAAAGACAGCGGCAACTCGCTTCAGGAAAGTTTCGCTTGAAGACGAAGATGAAGACAACTCGCTATATTATGTTACTGATAAAAGTTATGGGCCATCTAATAATAAATTGGCTCAATATAAAGAATCACTGCGAAGCAAAGGACAGCGTGAACCTGTCTATCATGCCTATCAAATCATGACGTCTTCGATTCATGTATTGATGTCAGATTGGAATCTCACCAAAGCTGTTGAACAGTTTAAAAAGCACCCCTATCAAGCGCTACCTATTGTAAACAGTAGACGTCAACTGATCGGCGTACTATCCAGACAAAAGCTTTATGAATTTTTTCTAAGCACCGATCAGAAAAGTATCTCGATTAACAAGACAATCGAGCAGTGCTTTTTAACTGCAGAATCTCAAATATACTCAGCTGACCCTGTTACCGACATTAGACGCATTGCAACATTACTCGTCGAGGAAAGCTTAAGCGTCTTACCCATTGTCGAAGATACCGGTAGGTTAGTCGGAATTGTGTCACGAACCGATATATTGCGCTCTGCCATTGCTGACCCTCCTTTATCGCTATGGTGTTAA
- a CDS encoding HPF/RaiA family ribosome-associated protein, with protein sequence MMKLSIKFRKVAANGDLIDYVNRRISFAFSRTKHAIHSTEVTISDINGPKGGIDKECLVVIKPVGMTRIVISERRANLQQAIDRCITRANQNLTRKIKRNRTSLYKLRPSKKSPIESTGESAMSTDNYLTLEPSY encoded by the coding sequence ATGATGAAATTAAGTATTAAGTTTAGAAAAGTGGCAGCCAATGGCGACCTGATTGACTATGTTAACCGTCGAATCTCTTTTGCATTTTCTCGAACCAAACATGCAATACACAGTACCGAAGTAACCATTAGCGATATTAACGGCCCCAAAGGCGGTATAGATAAAGAGTGTCTCGTTGTTATCAAACCTGTAGGAATGACACGAATTGTCATTTCAGAGCGCAGGGCTAATTTGCAACAAGCTATTGATCGATGTATCACCAGAGCCAACCAAAATCTAACGAGAAAGATAAAACGTAATCGAACATCATTATATAAATTACGCCCCTCAAAAAAATCACCAATTGAATCAACAGGCGAATCAGCTATGAGCACCGACAATTATTTAACCTTAGAGCCATCATATTGA
- the nhaR gene encoding transcriptional activator NhaR — MAQQLNYNHLRYFFTIAREGSIVKAAELLHLSPQTISGQLTVFEEYLGLKLFDRQGKRLIVNDAGKLVYSYAEDIFALGLELQQSLNMHDPKQSVVFTVGVVDVIPKILAFNILEKCFDLDESIKLVSREGDYGDLLADLALNKIDLIISDRALAPGVAVKAYNHYLGECGVSFYSTNDTASSLKKGFPKTLDQYPFLICGDKSNQKIGLQSWFDDEKINPVIVAEFDDSALMKFFGQSGYGVFTTPSTIESHVTEQYGVSVIGRTEAVSERFYAISPERKIKHPAVKLLVDAAKDIFS; from the coding sequence ATGGCACAGCAGTTAAATTACAACCATTTACGCTATTTCTTTACCATTGCTCGAGAGGGCAGCATTGTGAAGGCTGCCGAGCTACTGCACCTATCCCCACAGACTATTAGCGGTCAGCTCACTGTATTTGAGGAGTACTTAGGTCTTAAATTATTTGATAGGCAGGGTAAGCGCTTAATCGTTAATGATGCCGGTAAACTGGTTTATAGCTATGCAGAGGATATATTTGCATTAGGGCTTGAACTTCAGCAGTCTCTTAATATGCATGATCCTAAGCAAAGTGTCGTATTTACCGTTGGTGTTGTGGATGTGATACCCAAAATTTTAGCATTCAATATTTTAGAAAAATGTTTTGATTTGGATGAATCTATCAAGTTAGTGAGCCGTGAAGGTGACTATGGTGATTTGCTGGCTGATTTGGCGCTGAATAAAATCGATTTGATTATCTCGGATAGGGCTTTGGCTCCCGGCGTGGCCGTTAAAGCATATAATCACTATTTGGGGGAGTGCGGCGTTAGTTTCTATTCGACTAATGATACGGCGTCCTCATTAAAGAAAGGCTTTCCAAAAACATTAGACCAATATCCTTTTCTTATTTGTGGAGATAAATCCAATCAAAAAATTGGTCTACAGTCTTGGTTTGATGATGAAAAAATAAACCCGGTGATAGTAGCTGAATTTGATGATAGTGCTCTTATGAAGTTTTTTGGCCAGTCGGGTTATGGTGTGTTTACTACACCGAGCACGATTGAATCGCATGTGACGGAGCAATACGGTGTCTCAGTCATTGGTAGAACTGAGGCTGTTAGTGAAAGGTTTTACGCTATTTCTCCAGAACGAAAAATCAAACACCCAGCCGTTAAGCTATTGGTGGACGCCGCTAAAGATATCTTTTCATGA